A single Crateriforma conspicua DNA region contains:
- a CDS encoding ATP-binding cassette domain-containing protein: MALLSFADLSIGYRGPLLLDQVSARIEADQRIGLLGRNGAGKTTLLKILEGSVTPDSGDIMRQPNLKVTRLVQDVPSQLRGTVHDVVVDRVRQELKQADAGVDAWDGENQWRWEHEIERTLTETQLDGQQEFATLSSGMKRRVLLAAAIASRPDILLLDEPTNHLDIPSILWLEQFLKRWSGTLIFITHDRTFLQNLATRIWEIDRGQLFDWSCDYATFLKRKEAAIEAQEKQDALFDKKLAEEEAWIRQGIKARRTRNEGRVRALKAMRLQRQQRRKAEGTAKLNLQQGDKSGALVAEVKKVGFAYDDRTILKDFSTTIMRGDKVGIIGRNGAGKTTLLRLLLGQLPPDEGNVRLGTNLQVAYFDQLRDTLDPEKTVQENVGEGSDRIRLGENTKHVLGYLQDFLFTPERARTQVKFLSGGERNRALLAKLMTRPANVLVMDEPTNDLDSETLELLEEQLADFAGTLLMVSHDRSFLNNVVTSTIVFEDDGVREYVGGYDDWQDAVARRTVASTSESKTSSGKSETKSNNKSKQETSSASPDAPRKLSYKEKRELEQLPERIETLEGQIEQLHQAMADADYYKKNPDELAQDSENLRQWQSELEQAFQRWEFLDS; the protein is encoded by the coding sequence ATGGCATTACTTTCCTTTGCGGATCTTTCCATCGGATACCGAGGCCCCTTGTTGCTGGACCAGGTGTCCGCACGCATCGAAGCGGACCAGCGGATCGGACTGCTGGGACGCAACGGCGCCGGAAAAACCACGTTGCTGAAGATTCTGGAAGGATCGGTCACACCCGATTCGGGCGATATCATGCGTCAGCCGAATTTGAAAGTCACTCGGTTGGTTCAAGACGTCCCATCACAATTGCGGGGCACCGTCCACGATGTGGTCGTTGATCGCGTCCGCCAGGAATTGAAGCAGGCCGATGCCGGGGTTGATGCCTGGGACGGGGAAAATCAGTGGCGGTGGGAACATGAAATCGAACGCACGTTGACCGAAACCCAACTGGATGGCCAACAGGAATTTGCGACGCTGTCCAGCGGGATGAAACGTCGTGTTTTGTTGGCGGCGGCGATTGCAAGTCGGCCGGACATTTTGCTGTTGGACGAACCGACCAACCATTTGGACATTCCGTCGATCTTGTGGTTGGAACAGTTCTTAAAACGATGGTCGGGCACGCTTATCTTCATCACGCACGACCGGACGTTCCTGCAAAACCTGGCGACCCGAATTTGGGAAATCGATCGCGGCCAACTGTTTGATTGGTCGTGTGACTATGCGACGTTCTTGAAACGGAAAGAAGCCGCGATCGAGGCCCAAGAAAAACAGGATGCGTTGTTCGACAAAAAGTTGGCGGAGGAAGAAGCTTGGATCCGCCAAGGCATCAAAGCACGTCGGACTCGCAACGAAGGCCGCGTTCGCGCCCTGAAGGCCATGCGTTTGCAACGTCAACAGCGTCGCAAAGCCGAGGGCACCGCCAAGCTGAACCTTCAGCAAGGTGACAAGTCGGGCGCGTTGGTCGCGGAGGTCAAAAAGGTCGGGTTCGCCTACGACGATCGCACAATCCTGAAGGACTTTAGTACGACCATCATGCGGGGCGACAAGGTCGGAATCATCGGACGCAACGGCGCGGGAAAGACGACGTTGTTGCGTCTCTTGTTAGGACAGTTGCCGCCTGATGAGGGCAACGTGCGATTGGGAACCAATCTGCAGGTCGCCTATTTCGATCAACTGCGGGATACGTTGGATCCCGAAAAGACCGTCCAGGAAAACGTGGGGGAGGGCAGCGATCGCATCCGATTGGGCGAAAACACCAAACACGTTTTGGGTTACTTGCAGGATTTCTTGTTCACCCCGGAACGGGCGCGAACGCAGGTTAAATTCCTGTCCGGCGGCGAACGGAATCGGGCATTGCTTGCCAAGCTGATGACACGTCCCGCCAATGTCTTGGTCATGGACGAACCGACCAATGATTTGGATAGCGAGACATTGGAGTTGCTGGAAGAACAGTTGGCGGATTTCGCCGGAACGCTTTTGATGGTCAGCCACGACCGGTCGTTTTTGAACAACGTTGTGACCAGCACGATCGTGTTTGAAGACGACGGCGTTCGCGAATATGTCGGCGGTTATGACGATTGGCAGGACGCGGTCGCGCGACGCACCGTTGCATCGACCTCCGAATCGAAAACGTCATCGGGTAAATCAGAAACCAAGTCAAACAACAAGTCGAAACAAGAGACTTCGTCGGCAAGTCCCGATGCGCCCCGCAAGTTGTCCTACAAAGAAAAGCGAGAACTGGAACAGTTGCCAGAACGAATCGAAACGCTGGAGGGGCAGATCGAACAACTGCACCAGGCAATGGCGGATGCGGACTATTACAAAAAGAATCCTGACGAGCTCGCGCAGGATTCGGAGAATTTGAGACAGTGGCAATCGGAGCTGGAACAGGCGTTTCAGCGTTGGGAGTTTTTGGATTCTTGA